A genome region from Trichoderma asperellum chromosome 7, complete sequence includes the following:
- a CDS encoding uncharacterized protein (EggNog:ENOG41~TransMembrane:10 (i113-130o142-161i168-191o203-224i236-256o318-345i366-386o392-413i425-444o456-480i)), whose amino-acid sequence MATIPKFDSEKPGCESPSVTLEETSGNDHSTVFGKSPQFSDSQLAASETGPIGFVPSSPEEAELSRRVNRKMDFAMLPLLSLVYLFNGLDKGNIGNAETQGFTKAIGAEPADLSFAVSLFFITFVLFQPPSAALGRWIGPQIWIPFLAFSWGPLTIGQAFIKGRGSLIAIRLVIGLFEAGFYPTCVSYLSFFYGRFDLAVRVAIFYGQYAIAGAFSGAISFGVFHLKSGSLLNWQYLFIIEGSLTCFVAILAFFLLPRGPGSAWFLTQQEREFAAERMRRDTALFILHEYGKDGMEKDKLSRRDAIEAVKDWKFYGVIIFNICASVPTQAFSIFLPLVLQGLGFASIQANLVSMPKYRIFGHERGWHIIASIAIGIIGLILTVTVKASGGKYAGLCILLFGCYVSAPLTVAWLSGNTPEPGKRTLILGANGFGNLAGIIGSQIFAAKYGPSYRISFYVTLGISIVALLGYTGYRFALAAANRYKKDKMARMTPEELERERTDHTRYGDRKYTFIYGL is encoded by the exons ATGGCTACCATCCCTAAATTTGACTCAGAGAAGCCAGGGTGCGAGTCACCTTCAGTCACCCTGGAGGAAACTTCTGGGAATGATCATTCGACGGTGTTTGGAAAGAGTCCTCAATTTTCCGACAGCCAACTTGCAGCATCAGAGACTGGTCCAATTGGCTTTGTGCCTTCATCACCTGAAGAGGCGGAACTCAGTCGTCGAGTCAATCGCAAAATGGATTTTGCCATGCTGCCTTTGCTGTCACTGGTGTACCTATTCAACGGTCTTGATAAAGGCAACATTGGTAATGCTGAGACCCAAG GGTTTACCAAGGCTATTGGAGCTGAACCAGCAGACCTCAGCTTTGCTGTATCACTATTCTTTATCACCTTTGTTCTCTTCCAGCCACCCTCTGCTGCCCTGGGTAGATGGATTGGACCTCAGATCTGGATCCCTTTTTTGGCG TTCTCTTGGGGACCTTTGACCATCGGGCAAGCATTCATTAAAGGACGAG GCTCACTTATTGCTATTCGTCTTGTGATTGGGCTTTTTGAAGCGGGTTTTTACCCGACATGTGTCTCTTACCTATCATTTTTCTACGGACGATTCGACCTAGCAGTGAGAGTGGCTATTTTCTACGGTCAATACGCGATTGCTGGAGCATTCTCGGGTGCCATCT CATTTGGTGTCTTTCATCTGAAAAGCGGCAGCTTGCTCAATTGGCAGTATCTCTTCATTATTGAGGGCAGTCTTACCTGTTTTGTCGCAATCTTGGCGTTTTTTCTACTTCCTAGAGGTCCAGGTTCCGCGTGGTTTCTCACGCAACAGGAGCGCGAATTCGCTGCGGAACGTATGCGACGCGATACTGCACTGTTTATTTTGCATGAATATGGCAAGGACGGCATGGAGAAGGACAAACTCTCCAGACGTGATGCTATTGAGGCTGTCAAGGACTGGAAGTTCTACggcgtcatcatcttcaatattTGTGCCAGTGTCCCCACGCAAGCGTTTAGCATATTCCTGCCTCTTGTCCTACAAGGTTTGGGGTTCGCAAGCATCCAGGCAAATCTCGTAAGCATGCCAAAGTATCGCATTTTTGG ACACGAAAGAGGGTGGCACATCATAGCAAGCATTGCTATTGGAATTATCGGGCTGATTCTGACTGTCACTGTCAAGGCGAGCGGGGGCAAATACGCTGGTCTCTGCATTTTGCTCTTCGGATGCTACGTGTCTGCTCCTTTAACTGTGGCATGGCTAAGCGGAAACACACCAG AGCCGGGAAAACGCACGCTGATACTTGGTGCGAACGGATTTGGAAATCTTGCAGGCATCATCGGTTCGCAGATTTTTGCTGCCAAATATGGCCCTTCCTACAGAATATCGTTCTATGTTACCCTCGGCATTTCAATCGTTGCTCTTTTGGGCTACACAGGTTACCGATTCGCTCTTGCAGCTGCGAACCGATACAAGAAAGATAAGATGGCCCGAATGACCCCAGAGGAATTGGAGCGTGAAAGAACCGATCACACTCGGTATGGCGATCGCAAGTACACCTTCATTTATGGCTTGTGA
- a CDS encoding uncharacterized protein (EggNog:ENOG41~CAZy:GH125), translating into MGSLSSTQQWDYSTPEVFDPKHGNKANKTIDIGQNGSTLSANIYGRALQLSAYHPHHGIIVAASYEQFDGTRYYDPLYVRDYRKRMLQMVNEENEGFGLCIANIGSRTAVDLTEMNTACFGFDTRDGAAVRYVVSVDEKGRLNQRAHIVNTTSHEIQVEYQVNLRVSVHRASYGQLTEGGPIPLPECENALEVNDEECSFIIRNKFLGAHLMGLLDINGIPAPLVGLADVTQPGLLTGVSTKHQSVSIAPNSTATIGLILHLSPGLNGNHSFSAPLCDNSDDLGKRFAWKKPETVDTYIVRRNVDYILGNCAIPVSESEVALITDHVALPLGWNRDNYWQWRLLLLTRRNLTSLVTPGAYNQYMRLLDQSIKGHLEWVFFKAERPHKFWHRSYIITGKPKDGPVYQLDQQCYPMLELCDYFSEYPSESSFVEKILSSQVVTEILDHITSKRDLDTGLFPTDETPGDDEVIYPFHFSSHVLLWYTLCQLADLIRSVPTTLGGLADGIQSLADEVRTQTMQHFLIADPDSGHIKIAYLVDGHGKHTFYHDGNDIPTAFAANWGFFSTKKELEAWYNTMSYALSEENSLGYSSGGSFAGLGSVHSQGPWPLGYFQEMLYADVRGDKRAKADALQRIIGAMQWDGTFGEAVDVMTGETTSKAWFSWPGSMIAAAIIDSPEQKTSEQATKSANTGIVRRSSVGTPSL; encoded by the exons ATGGGTTCCTTGTCATCCACGCAGCAATGGGACTACTCTACTCCTGAGGTCTTTGATCCAAAACATGGCAACAAAGCAAATAAAACAATCGACATTGGTCAAAATGGGTCGACTCTATCAGCCAATATCTACGGACGA GCTCTTCAGCTTAGTGCGTATCATCCCCATCACGGCATCATAGTCGCCGCCTCTTATGAACAATTCGACGGCACCAGATACTATGATCCATTATACGTACGCGACTATCGGAAGCGTATGCTCCAGATGGTCAATGAAGAAAACGAAGGTTTCGGCTTATGCATTGCCAATATTGGCTCGAGAACTGCTGTTGACTTGACCGAAATGAACACGGCCTGCTTTGGTTTCGACACAAGAGATGGTGCTGCGGTGCGTTACGTCGTAAGTGTTGATGAAAAAGGGCGACTTAATCAAAGAGCCCATATCGTCAACACTACGAGCCACGAAATTCAGGTTGAATATCAGGTCAATCTTCGGGTTAGTGTCCATAGAGCCTCGTACGGACAACTTACTGAAGGGGGCCCGATTCCGCTACCAGAGTGTGAGAATGCTCTCGAGGTCAATGATGAGGAATGTTCTTTTATCATAAGGAACAAATTCCTCGGGGCTCACCTTATGGGCCTATTGGACATAAATGGCATTCCTGCACCACTGGTCGGTCTGGCAGATGTAACCCAGCCGGGTTTGCTGACAGGTGTATCTACAAAACATCAGTCCGTCTCTATTGCGCCGAACTCTACAGCCACCATCGGTCTAATTCTACATCTGTCACCCGGATTAAATGGGAACCATAGCTTTTCAGCGCCGCTTTGTGACAATTCAGACGATCTGGGAAAGAGATTCGCATGGAAGAAGCCAGAAACTGTCGATACGTATATTGTTCGGCGCAATGTTGACTATATTCTTGGCAACTGCGCAATCCCTGTCTCTGAATCAGAAGTCGCCCTTATTACTGACCATGTAGCGCTGCCTCTAGGTTGGAACCGAGACAACTA CTGGCAGTGGCGCCTGTTGTTATTGACCCGGCGAAACTTGACGTCGTTAGTTACACCTGGTGCGTACAATCAGTACATGCGACTTCTCGATCAATCAATCAAGGGACACTTAGAATGGGTTTTTTTCAAAGCTGAGCGACCCCATAAATTCTGGCACAGGTCATATATCATCACAGGCAAGCCGAAAGACGGGCCTGTATATCAACTCGATCAGCAGTGTTACCCCATGCTAGAGCTCTGCGACTACTTCTCAGAGTATCCTAGTGAAAGTAGCTTTGTCGAGAAGATTCTTTCCTCTCAAGTCGTCACGGAGATTCTCGACCACATTACCTCAAAAAGAGACCTGGATACAGGATTATTCCCTACTGATGAGACCCCAGGCGATGATGAAGTTATATATCCGTTCCACTTTTCTAGCCACGTTTTACTCTGGTACACTCTTTGCCAACTGGCTGACTTGATCCGCTCGGTGCCGACAACTTTAGGAGGTCTGGCGGATGGAATACAATCACTTGCAGATGAGGTTCGCACGCAAACGATGCAACACTTTCTGATAGCCGACCCCGATTCTGGACATATCAAGATTGCTTACTTGGTAGATGGCCATGGCAAGCACACGTTCTATCACGATGGAAATGATATTCCAACTGCTTTTGCTGCCAATTGGGGATTTTTCTCCACCAAAAAGGAGCTAGAGGCGTGGTACAACACAATGAGCTACGCCCTATCAGAGGAGAACAGCCTAGGGTACAGCTCAGGAGGATCTTTTGCAGGACTTGGAAGTGTCCATTCACAAGGGCCTTGGCCGCTTGGGTACTTTCAAGAGATGCTCTATGCAGACGTCAGAGGTGACAAACGGGCAAAGGCGGATGCTCTACAGCGGATCATTGGTGCCATGCAATGGGACGGAACTTTTGGAGAAGCGGTAGACGTTATGACGGGCGAGACCACAAGCAAAGCCTGGTTTAGCTGGCCAGGCTCCATGATAGCGGCAGCTATTATTGACAGCCCAGAGCAAAAAACAAGCGAACAGGCAACGAAGTCAGCTAATACCGGTATCGTTCGTCGCAGTAGTGTTGGAACACCATCCCTCTAG